The following proteins come from a genomic window of Macadamia integrifolia cultivar HAES 741 chromosome 14, SCU_Mint_v3, whole genome shotgun sequence:
- the LOC122061173 gene encoding plasma membrane-associated cation-binding protein 1, with amino-acid sequence MGYWKSKVLPKIKKVFEKNPNKKAATEASESFDKSKEEINKEFEEKKTDLQPKVIEIYEASSTEIKTLVKERTEAGIKKKPTAVQTFLEELVKIEFPGSKQVSEASTKFGPVLVSGPVLFVLEKVSTFVATEEKPAETTREITTTETATETTETKATETVTETTITTEETSGKDKEIAIEEEGKEVKVVETVAPVEETKIEKTESTEPEPVPTSSEPPNVEEAEPLKA; translated from the exons ATGGGTTATTGGAAATCTAAGGTTCTTCCAAAGATCAAGAAGGTTTTTGAGAAGAACCCCAACAAGAAAGCTGCTACTGAAGCAAGCGAGTCTTTCGACAAATCTAAg GAAGAGATCAACAAGGAGTTTGAAGAGAAGAAGACAGACCTCCAACCCAAAGTAATTGAAATTTATGAAGCTTCCTCCACTGAAATCAAG acCTTGGTCAAGGAACGTACGGAGGCAGGAATCAAGAAAAAGCCCACAGCAGTTCAAACTTTCCTGGAAGAGTTAGTgaaaattg AGTTCCCGGGATCGAAGCAGGTCTCTGAAGCATCAACCAAGTTTGGGCCAGTTCTGGTTTCAGGGCCAGTTCTGTTTGTGTTAGAGAAGGTCTCGACCTTTGTAGCAACAGAGGAGAAACCAGCTGAGACAACAAGGGAGATTACAACTACGGAGACGGCGACAGAGACAACAGAGACGAAGGCGACGGAGACAGTGACAGAAACTACAATAACAACAGAGGAGACTAGTGGGAAGGACAAGGAGATagccatagaagaagaagggaaggaagtgaAAGTTGTAGAAACTGTAGCTCCGGTTGAGGAGACCAAGATTGAGAAAACCGAATCGACTGAACCGGAACCGGTTCCTACTTCATCTGAACCACCCAACGTTGAAGAAGCTGAACCACTAAAGGCTTGA